The segment tatatttatatatatatatttatatatatatttatatctatatatatatatatttatatatatatttatatatatatttatatatatatttatatctatatatatatatatatttatatatatatatatatatatatatatatttatatatatatatatttatatatatatatatttatatatatatatatatatatatatttatatatatatatttatatatatatatttatatatatatatatatatatatatatatatatttatatatatatatatatatttatatatatatatatatatatttacatatatatatttatatatatatatatatatatatatatatatatatatatatatatatatatatatataaacacatacatatgtatacatgtatatttatatatatatagatatatatttttatatatatatatatatatatatatatatatatatgacaaatctTAGGTGGTGTCAGGTTAATAATTTTTGTTACAGTTACCAACATTACCAACACCCACAGCATCAATAATGTGTATGTTTTTCAGTGGAGGGTGTGAGTGGGGATGTGGCCCGAGTGGAGACATTTATAGTGAAAATGTGTCACAAGAAACGCAAAGAGTCATCTGCCCCAATGATGCAGGTAGTGTTGTCCAAGATGCGGCAGAGTCATAACCCACGACATCTCTCAGGGCTTGTATGTGTGCAGTATTCCTGTGTTCAGGCTGGTGTTACTCCATCAGTTCTAGTGTTAGATATAATGTTGATATCACAAAATCAAATGTGAATATTATGGCCTACAGATTAattctcctgtttcttttctctcctttactcctcatttttttcttatatcatctctcttccactcccccccccccctcttctcttgccttcctcttgttgctgctgctgctgctctttcttcctcctcctccatctcctctttcttcctcctcctcctctctcttcctcctcctccttctcctctctcttcctcctcctccttctcctctctcttcctcctcctccttctcctctctcttcctcctcctccttctcctctctcttcctcctcctccttctcctctctcttcctcctcctcctcctcctcttcctcctcctcctcctcctcctcctcctccttcccctcctcctcttcctcctcctcctcctcctcctcctcctcctcctcctcctcctccttctcctctttcttcctcctcctcctcctcctcctcctcctcctcctcctcctattcctcctcctcctcctcctcctcctattcctcctcctcctcctcctccttcccctcctcctcctcttcctcctcctcctcctcctcctcctcctcctcctcctcctcctcctcctccttcccctccttcccctcctcctcctcctcctcctcctccttccctcctcctcctcctcctcctcctcctcctcctcctcctcctcctcctcctcctcctcctcctcctcctcctcctcctcctctccttccctcctcctcctcctcctcctcctcctcctcctcctcctcctcttcctccttcccctcctcctcctcctcctcctcttcctcctcctcctcctcctcctcctcctcctcctcctctccttcccctcctcctcctctcctcctcctcctcctcctcctcctcctcctcctctccttcccctcctcctcctctcctcctcctcctcctcctcctctccttcccctcctcctcctcctcctcctcctcctcctcctcctcctcctcctctcctccccctcctcctcctcctcctccaccttctctttctcctcctcctcctcctcctcctcctcctcctcctcttcctccttgtctttccccttcctctttcctcctcctcctcctcctcctcctcctcctccttctccttaccccctcttctcctcctccttacccccttgtctcctctccctcccctccccccccctctctctctctctctctctctctctctctctctctctctctctctctctctctctctctctctctctctctctctctctttttctgtgtatgtgtgtgcgtgtgtgtgcatgcatgtgtgtgtgggtgtgtgcgtgtgtgtgggtgtgttttgtttgcttgcttattATTGGAGTGTGGATGGGATGTTTTAAAGTATAATGTTTTTTGATATAGACATAGGTCCCTGAAGTATTAGCTGTATGATTTGAGGCCGGCCCTTAGGCTAACAATGCCtgaatattttttatcttaaacATTTTTTCAAATGTTGACAGGTATCGGTGGGAACACAAGATGTGAATATCAACCCTcctgaaggtgaaggaggaggtggagggggtggagttgGAAGGAATGCCACTCTCAGCATCCCCACACACAACTTCACAGCCAGCAATGGCCACCAAGTGAAGTCATATGTCCTAGTGTTTCGGGTATCCCTTGTTCATGACCAGGAAAATGGTGAGTTCCTAAAATATTAATTGTAAAAGGGCAAATTTTGCAAATTGGAATGGAACTCAGGGCTACGAACTTCTGTTCTTTTTTGTtaagataattatgacaataataataataagaataataatactttttAGCAGGTCAAATTTGTTGCTAGTGTATAGAGAGTAAGCCACCAAATGACCTAATTTCTTTATGAGCAAATGAGCAGAAACTTAGCAGGTAACATCTGATTATAGATGTTCACCACCACCCCCTTCTGCTACTGATAAAAGAGAATTAGGGATCTCATCCATGTTGGCTTTGAATGTAAGATGTTATTTTGCAACAGTTTGAATACTCCTTTTCCCACTTTCAGCCGGGGAGCCAGTTGCCAAGAGACGCCGCATCAGTCGAAGTTCCTCCCAGGACTCGCAGGACTCCAACATATCAACTGGGGGAACAAATTCAGTAAATGGAGATGCCCATAATGGTGTGGGGACAACTTATTGTGGAGAACTGGTCATGTTTGACAGGCATGGGCGCTGTTTGCTCACGCCTGGGCACTATGAACTGATGCTAGAGCAGCAAGTGGGAGATAATCTACAATTGTGCAAATCAAGCCCAAAAAAGAATGCAAGCTGGGAGAGTATAGACACACTTAAGTTTGATAATGTTTTTAAATGTATTCCAGTTTTAAAATTTTCACTGAACTGGAATAGTGAAAATTCAAACTCTTGCATAGAAAGACCAAGACTGAGACCATTAAAGCCATTGGACGTTGTTTTAGCCAACAGTGCGTCTACAAAGCCTAAGCCTCAAGGTTTGTATTACACTTCCTTTGACACTCTGGGATTTATCAAGCATCGCCTCATAAGATTTAATCCCCCCACTCATCCATAATGACCATCCACAATGTCATGCGTCAGTACGGCGCACAACTTGCGTGTTGCATCCAGTGTGTCCTTAGCTTTtgtgttttcataattatcattttttactgaAATCATTTCCTTTGTAGCCAGCTCTAGAGTTGGCATGATGTAAATTTATTGAAGTAAGTGGAGAGGAAATATGACTTTAATCAAACTTTCTTAAGAcctaattatattattttgtcaCTGTAaattgtgtatgtacagtatatcacTTTTTAAAGAATACtgtacaaaatatacataaattattagCAACATCTTGTGTTAGTGCAAACCAAGTCATAAGGATATTTTATTAAATATGTGTCTTGAAAATGAGTCATAAtggcaggacacacacacaaacacctggaGATGCCAAGTAATTCACCAAAATGGGAATATAGATTTTTAAAACTGATACATTTTTAACTTGAAATCTTTTTGATATAGGTCTTtccagaatgagaaaaaagattaGTAAACTAAATTATTGCTAATATGTTCCAGGTGTGGCCAGTCCAGAGGCTCCTCAATTAGTTCTATATCAGtttgtttataataacaacagccggCAACAAACGGAGGCACGACGGGACTTCCACTGTCCTTGGTGTTCTCTTAACTGCATGGCCCTCTATTCTCTCCTGAAACACCTCAAGTTATGCCATGCGCGCTTTACATTCACATACGTGGTAAGTAAGGCTTGTAGACATTTGAATAGAATATTTGAAATATGTAAACCTATTTTCTTTGCATACATGCTTTGAATATTAGGTAACAAAAGTGTAACCTCAAGATTCGTAAAGAATCAACAGGCAGGCCCTGGCCTCTAATTTTATGTGAGAAATCAGAATTCATAGATGATGATATTTACATAAGTTCACATTTTGCCCCTTTACAGCCGCATCCGAAAGGAGCCAGAATCGATGTTGCCCTCAATGAGTGCTATGATGGCTCTTATGCAGGCAACCCACAGGACCTGGTCACAATGCCTGCTGGCTTTGCCTTCTCACGCAGTGGCCCCACTCGTAGAACACCCAACACAACTGTACTCGTGTGCAGACCCAAGCGGCCAAAACCATCACTCTCAGAGTTCTTGGAGCAGGATGACAATGATTTTGATTTACCACGGTCATATATATTAGGTCACAATAGGTGGGTATGGTCTCTATATCCTATACATCAAGTGTATTTGTCTCCAGCTATCCACATATTCCTTAAAAAGCTATTTAAGCTTGATGTGTGGATtcttaaataaaataatttttttgtaGGAGTTTTGCTTTACAATCAGCAAGGTCTTGTGAGTATGctctattttattgtatatattcattttgaaTTCCATAACTGATTTAAAGCTTTTCAGTATGTAACAGTATAAAAGTCCCACATCCTATGCCTCAGTTTGGTTTTGTCACAGAGGTGGTGTTTCTTTGCTAGGTTATACCACCACACCATGACATGCCTCCCCATTCAGCCACATGAGCTAGATGAAGACAGTGAAGGGGAGCACGACTCAGAGTGGGTCCGACAAAAAACACAAATGATGATTGATGAATTCTCTGATgttaatgagggagagaaggaactcATGAAAATGTGGAACCTCCATGTCATGAAATACAAGTAAGACTTTTGTTACTCATTAAGATTCTTTCATGATTTTACTTGTAAGATTTGAAAGTTTGACCAGATATTTTCTTATGTAATTATAGTTTAAAATATCTCTCTATTTTGCACAAAGAACTTCTGTTCTGGTTGAACAGGATAAATCATTGGATTTGTATTCAGGTCattgttttatcttgtttttcccAACTTTATAATATCAAGTGATATATCTATTAAAAATGTAGATTATGCCATGTAGAAATGTTCAGCAAATTTGGTTGATAGCTGTTGAAATGTGAAATGAATAATTTGAAGCTGGAAAAGCCTATGGGAATGTATGTAAAGACAATCCTTTTTGATGCTTGTTTTGCAGTTACTGAGAACTATGCATATAGTGAAATTATCCAAAGTATCTTTTCCTTGGCAGCTTTGTGGGAGACAGCCAAATCCCCCTGGCCTGCTCCATGTTCCTTGAAAGTCATGGCACGGAACTCCTTCGCAAGAGTTTATACAGAAACTTTGTACTACACATGATATCTCTCCATGACTTTGGGCTTATAGGGACTGGTGTTGTCTATAAGAGCATTCTTCAGTTACAGAGCAAGTAAGTTCATTATGGAATCATAGCAGATTATGAAATGCTGTTTACATATACTTTTTATGTAGGAAACAAACTTTGACTTTAAGGCATCACACTTTTCTACCATATTTAAAGTTTTCTATATTATGCATTCTTGTTCTACAGTGTTGCTTGTTCATATTGACCTTTTGAAACCTAAGAAATGGGACAAAAgcacaacaaaaccaaacaaacaaacaaacaaaatagttcAAGAAAAGTTTGCATACTTTCTGATACACTTCCTGCCAGAAAAAATACACCAGTTTTTGCTTTAGAAGTACTTTTAGCAATTTGATCCTACATGTGAATGATTCATCCAATGGCCTTGCTATTATTAGATAGTGAAGTGAATGAAGTTGTGGCATCATTTTCATCTGCCTAaggcttctttttttattttcgaatatgtacatatagttatgAGTATTAACTCTGTGGATCTGGATGAAAAATATGACAGGAGTGGATGATGTGAACATAGCATCAAAGAAAAAATCTGGCTGATGAGTACATCATGAGAATTTCAACTGAAAGTCAGGGTAACAGAAATGACTCATCACAAGTGCACAAAGCTGATGGGTGGTGATAAGACTCAATGGGCATATACCAAGGAACTCAAGTATTAATACTGTCAGTAAAGGACTGTGAATTATACTGTACGTGACTCATGATGGAAGAGTGCCTGCTCTAGGGATGACAATATTTCCATACTAGCGATCCTATTAATGCCTGCTGTGACTGGCAACACAGGTTGTATTGCAAAAAAATTAAtattactaagaaaaaaaaaaacataacaaattgttacagattgttgttgttattgcaatatatatatatatatatatatatatatatatatatatatatatatatacacacatttatatatatatatatatatatatatatatatatacatatgtacacatatgtacacatatgtacatacatgtcatacaaccacaaacacacacacacacacacacacaaacacacacacgcacacacacacaaacacaaacacacacacacacacacaacacacacacacacacacaacacacacacacacacacaaacacacacacacacaaacacacacacacacacaaacacacacacacacacacacacaaacacacacacacaaacacacacacacaaacacacacacacaaacacaaacacacacacacacaaacacacacacacacacaaacacacacacacacacacacaaacacacacacacacaacacacacacacacacaaacacacacacacacaaacacacacacacacacacacaaacacacacacacacaaacacacacacacacacaaacacacacacacacaaacacacacacacacaaacacacacacacacaaacacacacacacacaaacacacacacacacacacacacacacacacacacacacacacacacacacacacacacacacacacacacacacacacacacacacacacacacaaacacacacacacacaacacaaacacacacacacacacaaacacaaacacacacacacacacacacaaacacacacccacacacacacaaacacacccacacacacacacacacacccacacacacacacacacacacacccacacacacacaaacacacacacacacacacaaacacacacacacacacacaaacacacacacacacacacaaacacacacacacacacacacacacacacacacacacacacacacacacacacacacacacacacacacacacacacacacacacacacacacacacacacacacacactacacacacacactcatacacacacactcatacacacacactcatacacacacactcatacacacactcatacacacacactcatacacacacactcatacacacacacacacacacacacacacacacacacacacacacacacacacacacacatatatatatatatatatatatatatatatatatatttgtttaaacaaAAAACTTCGGTGGTCAGTCCATGAACATGCCAAGGGGTCAGTTTGTACATGAGGCTGAAATACTGGACATCATTATGTGCTGGAGTTTGTTGCATATATCTAAAACAGGTATACAGCTCCATTACATCTCTTAgagtgtgattataataatatttataattcactagtaatatattgattaattttagaattttgatttgattatcattttactttAAGAATGCAAGATATAGGGGTGCAAAAGCAACTGGCAGCTAGCTGGGAGGATCAGCGCAAAACGGCAAAGAAACTGTTTCCCTCCTTGGGTTCGTCGGTAGATGTCAAGCAAGAGCCTTCATCATCAGGAACACTCATGGAACACCTTGAGGGAAGCAAGGGCTCTCCCACCAAAAGCAAGTGAGATGAAGCTTTCGTTAACACATTATGCTCTCCCTCATGTGGATGGTTGTAGGTCCAGTGTTGCCTTGCCTTGCTGGCCTTGTAGACAGTATGTTGCATATGCTCTTTGTAATTCTTTTCATGAGATGGTAGTGCCATGACTCAACCCATTAGCGTTAGGTGTACAGGCTATCCACTGTGGTTTTGTTACGTTAGCTTCATTAGTATAAATGGTGCTCAGTTATGAGGCCCTACCTGATCTTACCTGTATATCCCATTCCCAGAAGTCTTGGGGTAAAAGGTTTaatttgttactgctattattaataatgttattattgttattgttttcatcaatatcatcagtcattaatagtaataaaaataaaaatccttctaAAAAGATTAAGGAGTAAGGTTAACAGGTGTAGGTCTAGTAAATAACTCTTTGGTGACTGAAACCCTCTGCAtgcaaacaaaattaataaaacaaaaccacagtggacagtgcatgtatacatgtactccTGGCATCAGTGGATTAAGGCAAAACTCTAACTAAACAAGGGTTTTGATATTGCAGGaatatatattcttcctttttctaagaAATATCTttgataaaagggaggaagaatgggaagaagaaaagggaaagaaaacaagtCAAATTTATTATGGAACAGAATGGGTCAACTGCAGTAACAGGCTAGTTATATGGGAGGGCTTGTTAACCCCTTGTTCGCCCCAGAATTTTCCATTTGTTGCCGAACCCCCAGTCCGGTATGCATGGGTCCCCgctatgggattttttttttttttttttttttttttttttttttgtaagtggaGCGGCCATGCCAAGACAGTCACATCAATTTTACAGGAATCTGTCCACAGATTTTGTAGGATTGTTGTGTTTTATGTATGAGGAGTTTTCTTGGCATCCTTTCACCTTTTGTATTGAAGAGAGATACTGAAAGGCTTCAAAATTGTCCATATTAGGTGATGACATCAACAATTTGACATCATAGGTAGTGATTTTTTTGTATGAGAGGTCGAGTATGGACATAAAGTAGCACATAAAGTAGTAGCGATATTTTTTTCCTGGTTTCTCGTACTGCATGCCTTGTCCTCCTTGCAAAACATGAAGGCGATAGCAGTGCAGAAGGTTACCCCCGTGTGCTGTAGTGCTCCCGTTGTGGCAGGAAGTGGTTGATGGCAGACATAGCCAGGTCAACCTGGAATTCCATCTGGTCCACGTTTTCATGACCCAGCATCTTGTAGACTGAGAAACTGTTGATAGTAGCCAggtcatacaaataaaaaacactttGTTATACCACTTCATTGATTTCACTGAAGGGTATGAGGAGGCCAATTGATTGCTGAGATTGACACCCTTCATTCCTGCGTTGTATTCCACAACACGCTGGGGCTTCAGGTGTTGAGATCCTCTGCGTATCAGCACCATCGCAGAGGTATGGACCATGCTAAGCATATGCACTGGTTTGGTGTCAACCCAGGACAGGCATAGCATCCCACTTCGGGAACTTTGAAAATCCACATGTCACCCTTCTCCTGGCCAGTATAAATATGGAATACAGAGGTGTATCCTGCACCTACACCATCACTGGCTGACAACTTGTAGACCTTGATGCCAAATTGATTGCACTTGCACTTGGATATGTTCTTTCTGGGTGTACACCGCCTGGGACCGAGCCCCAAAAATGTCTAAGACCGGCCTCAGCTTCCACAACCTGTCTTTCTCGTCATGCACTGCCTCATTGTCTGAAGTGCAGATTGCGAGAGATTTGCTTGAATCTTTCACAAGGCATGGTCGAATGGAAAACCTCCATATAGAACCCTGGATTCCGGGACCAATAGTAGGCCAAACAAGGTTTGTAATTCAGGCCCATCAGCATCTGCAGAGCCAGGTATGGTGAAACTTGATGGTGGTCACCGGCTGCCACCTATGTTCTAAGCAAATCagcacaaaaacaataagaagtaTTAGTTCATGTAGGTACCTTGATTACCTTTGCTGCCTGTATATAACAGAACTACCTGTATATAACAGAACCGCCTGTATATAACAGAACTGCCTGTATATAACAGAACCGCCtgtatttaacccaatggcgtcgggtatagaaaattaaaaaaaactctatgctctggcgaacggcggcaacgcgccgactctgagcgcatgaattcggtacatcaagccgaatcattgccttggggcgctttggcgcggcgccgctgcggacagccgcacgcctctaATCGggtgtattgttatgacggcgatagccgtgacccgtcacCATTGGGTTAACAGAACCATGGACAAATATATGCGTATCAACTCAACATACTTATTTGTCTCCTCTATGATATGGCCAAGAAGTTTGTCAGTGATAAAAGACCTGTAGGCCTCTAGAACTGTGGATTCCTCATCCAGCTGCTTGTGAATGCCACAATGCCCTTGAATATTAGCTGCTGTGGGACATTTTCTCTTTGGCTCCAAGAGAAGTTTGGAGTTCCTGGcacatttttatttcatcttcggATGGCATACTGAGTAAGTGGCTTATCGCTATCAGATGAGGTGGCAGTGTAGGGTCATAATGCAGCTCATCATCGCTGGGCATTTCATAGTCCTTAAAATCATCTGAGGACTTATCTGAGGTGCATGGATCGTCCTCTGAGGAACTAAGAGGTAATGGCTTAGCTCTTGAAGTGGAAGGCTGGGGTTCGCAGAAGTGCGAAAGTGACTGGGATCGTCTTCCTTACATGGTGCAGGTCGTTCTGCTTGATAGAGCCCTTGACCAACCTTTTATGCAGATAAGCAACCAATAAGGTCACACCATGTGACCTAATCCACCAGTGAAAGCCATTTCTATATTCCAGCCAGTCAGGCCAAAGTACCTCATAATCACGCAATCTAGTTTAAACAAATCATGTGATTACACACCATCAGTAGTGACATCTGTTCGGTCAGAGTAACAATAAGCAGTCAGTCttcatggcaagaatacatgccaaatGGACTGGGGGCTACAATCCATGGCAAGAATAGATGCCAAACGGGGCAGTTGGGTTAACCCTTACCCTCCAGATGATGTGGGGTTCACATTAAAGCTGCCTTGTTCGTGACACTGGGATATGAGTCATTTAAGTCAAGGCTGACTTTGGTGTGGTTTCGGGCAAAATTTAATTACACGTCATGTTACAGTGATGCATGTGTTACTTTTTATGTTCTGTATTAGGTACCCTCATGCCCACATGCCACTTGCCCTTAGGGGTATTGTAATACTATGATTGGCTATTGTTTGTATGAAAGAGGTGATATTTAGCACATAAATAATTTGCCTGCTATGCGACAGTGTCATGCACCAAAACATTGTgctctgttgctgctgctgtgaaCTTAGTAATCTTCACTCTAGATACTTGATCAGCCTCCTCGTGTTAACCACTCGCATTATCTTTTAATGCTCTATTAGTGTGACACTCTTGAAGTATGAAACACAAAAGGGAAGTACTGGAGCCATGGGAGTAGCAGCCTTGTGTATAACTGCACTCCATCTCTTATCTTGGAAAAATAAGCTTTGTGAAACTAAgagaagatactttttttttattttatcatcatccctCTACAAAATGACATTCCATCTTGTATACAGTGtgttacatacattatttatggaAATAGACTCTATTGTATATAATCAAGCTACTACAGGTTCAGGCTAGCAACTTAAACGAATATCTTGTATCTCGGACTAGGCAAAAACATTAAAATCCTGTATTGCATAAAAgtgttacactatatatatatatatatatatatatatatatatatatatatatatatatataatttcttggtGGGATGTGGGAAGTGCTAGGCACTCAGCTGTGTTGCAAGAAGGCCTTGGAGGCAAGCCGAGTCAGCCACGCATACTCCCATGAGTTGAAGCCCAATGAACCCCTAATTCTTCTggaggcattgggttaaagatatTGTATTACCAATTAAAATGAAGTGCCAGTCTAAATATTCATATCTGATGTGGAGTAATAGTATTGCATGTTTAATTACCTGAAtcgattatttcattattgtggtTACTTAGAATAAAGAAAGAACTTTTGCTGTAATAATTTTTGATTAGATAATATGGCTTATTTGGTTTTATGTTTGGTTATTGTAAACAGATAAAATagccatgattattataattattatatattaatatttaagttTGGTTTACCTCAGTGtatagaagtaagagagagagtgagagtatgtgtgagtttgagtatgattgagtttgtgtgtgattgagtgagtgagtgtgtgtgtctgtatgtatgtatgtatgtatgtatgtatgtatgtatgtatgtatgtatgtatgtctgtacgtctgtctgtctatgtctgttttttgCATTGGGTAAATAGTGTTGTTGTACAAAAGCTATAGCCAGTGAGTTTTGTTG is part of the Penaeus chinensis breed Huanghai No. 1 chromosome 2, ASM1920278v2, whole genome shotgun sequence genome and harbors:
- the LOC125036694 gene encoding polycomb protein suz12-A-like isoform X1 translates to MPQKKKDGMGLEKPVSEVHADHELFLQAFEKPTQIYRFLRSRNVLCPIFLQRTLYYMRGRMSRSHKNRMSFKLDYLLDKVTQKIEKQTERPASYLNIAFTGFHDEKLEGVSGDVARVETFIVKMCHKKRKESSAPMMQVVLSKMRQSHNPRHLSGLVSVGTQDVNINPPEGEGGGGGGGVGRNATLSIPTHNFTASNGHQVKSYVLVFRVSLVHDQENAGEPVAKRRRISRSSSQDSQDSNISTGGTNSVNGDAHNGVGTTYCGELVMFDRHGRCLLTPGHYELMLEQQVGDNLQLCKSSPKKNASWESIDTLKFDNVFKCIPVLKFSLNWNSENSNSCIERPRLRPLKPLDVVLANSASTKPKPQGVASPEAPQLVLYQFVYNNNSRQQTEARRDFHCPWCSLNCMALYSLLKHLKLCHARFTFTYVPHPKGARIDVALNECYDGSYAGNPQDLVTMPAGFAFSRSGPTRRTPNTTVLVCRPKRPKPSLSEFLEQDDNDFDLPRSYILGHNRLYHHTMTCLPIQPHELDEDSEGEHDSEWVRQKTQMMIDEFSDVNEGEKELMKMWNLHVMKYNFVGDSQIPLACSMFLESHGTELLRKSLYRNFVLHMISLHDFGLIGTGVVYKSILQLQSKMQDIGVQKQLAASWEDQRKTAKKLFPSLGSSVDVKQEPSSSGTLMEHLEGSKGSPTKRKGSLLETFSSFCR